The nucleotide sequence CTCCCAAGTGACTCATCATTTGTTTGAAATTTACAATCATGGGCATTATATGGCATACTATTTAAAATGGTAGTTGCCCAGGGACTATGTTGAGATTGTCCCCTAAGAACCGTGGTTTGCAAAGAATACTATCAGCAGAAGTAGATACAGGGAAAGGAGACAAGGCAATGAACTTTGTGTTATTTGCCTgtggtgttttgttgttattttatttatttggggaaggGACTGCTTATGCAATGGTGTTGAAgtcagtggaggtcagaggacaacctgtgggaattgGTTTCctccttccagcatgtgggtctggggattgaacttgggtcatcaggcttggcagcaggtgcctttatctGTTGGGCTTTCTCATGAGTCCTTGCCTGTGATTTTGTAATCCATATGATGGATGTTGTGAACGctgtttttttctgtcttgagatCATGAGCCGGCTATTAAAATATTCCACAGTTTAAGGCGAACAAAGTGGTAGGGCATAATTTAGACTACGTGTTCTGATTAAATGGACAAAACGATTAGAATCTTGCCTCTTTCATAGACAAAGTCTTACAGAAGGTTAAGTCTGTCTTCAAGGAAACTGGGAGTAGCTTAGTGatggagcacttgcctggcatgcatgaggatttgagtttgattcccaggactggGGTGGTGTGGATTCTTCAAGGCATTTTTAGTAACAAGGCAAAATGTTCAcaatatgtcatttttaaaagttgcatagtgggggctggaaagatggctcagtgattaagaatactggctgctcttccagaggacctgggttcaattccagcacccacatagcagttcacagctctcaagttccaggggatccaacactttcACACGGACATGAGTGCAGGCAAAagaccaatgcatataaaataaaaataaatcatttaaaaaatgttacatAGTATgtcaatttcataaaatattcatgAGTGTATAAATAGTAAACCTGTTAATGTATTACTAATTTAATTgggtaattaatttttttttcaaatttatctaTAAGGAAGGTATATGTGAGGGGATGCAATAAAGAATCACTGAAATGGACGTGCTGGTAAGGTTAAgaaggtttttggtttgtttgttttttaagatttattatgtatacagtgttgccagcagaagaggacaccagatttcattactaagagttgtgggccaccatgtggttgctggaaattgaactcagccagtgctcttaacctctgaatcatctctccaacccaagaaGAAGGTTCTTATTgtgaataaaagagagaaaaagaaagaaaaagaattaagactGCTCATGGCTAGGGAAATGGGGAggacagagagtgacagagaccGAAGGAGAGAGCATAACCAGAGCTAGGGAATAGGGAGGGGTCGggtgtggagggggtggggagatgggggttGAGGTGTGGGGTGCTGAGTAGCTAGGAGGAAGGAGGGGCCAGGAGGCTAGTGTGGACTTGGAAATGTGTGACAAGCACCCTTAGTGGgggactgagggagcctggaggctgATGGGCTGGCTCTGCTATGTCAGAGACTAGGGAAATGACTCCTTTGGCAGATGGGAACCAGTTTCACAAGTTCCTAAGGAATGCTGGCTTTTTAACCATAACCGCTGTAAATCCTTCTGTAGTCCATCTTGAGCTCATTTCTAGATATATGGACATCCTGAGACTTGACAGATGGTAACATTAATGATAAGGAATGTTTTTATTACGTAGGAGGAGAAAAAATGAAAGTGTTGGCTTCAGTCGTGGGTTTAAtttgacaaaggaaagaaagggtttatgttGAGGGAGATGGTCTGGTGAAGTTTCCTCTAATACATGTCAACGTTAAATGCTAATTTCGAAGTTTCCACAAAtaatgtgtttgtattttaatataattgtttTCTCAGCAGGTTTTCAGAGGAAGTGGTGTTTTTTGTGGGGGATGTATATAAAAAAGAGAGGGGTAGCCCGGCAGTGGTAGAgtacgcctttaatcgcagcaccgggaggcagaggcaggtgaatctgagtttgaggccagcctgggctacagagctactTCTAactcagtcagggctacacagagaaaaccctgtcccAGGAAAaagcgagagagaaagagaagtgtcTACTGTTAGAAACTCAGTCCCATGTTTCTGTTAACTGAGGACAGCGCAGTTCTCTGGTGAGGACCGTGAGCACTGCCTGCAGTGTGCGTCAGGTCCTGCTGTGCAGGATACCAagagctctttttcttttctcgtTTGGGAGCAGTAGgttcctggggatggaactcagggccgcGCAGGaggtaggcaagtgctctgctacTGGGCAGCATCCCCAGCCACTTGGAGATCATAACTTTTGGTTTTGTCCTTTGGATTGGGTTTGTGTGAGTTGGAGACCATTAGAAGGCAAGTAGAGTCTTGAGAAATGTTACCCAGGGTTTCTAAAGAACAGCTAAAATTAATTCCTACTTGTTCAATGAATTAAAGAAGCCAAAGTATGTTTTTTTCTCTAGTAGCAAAGATGTTCCATTTTTATCACAAAAATATTTACAGTCATAGAAACTCAAAGAGCTGGAAGGTAAAGCTGGCATGTGCTGCTTTGTGTCTGAGCTGACTGGTTCTGTCCGTGCGGAACTGGAGCGATGGCATCGCTGGTTGTGGAGAGTGTGTGGTGTCCAGGTTGGGGACCCTCTTTGGCTGTGTCGGAGATGGAAGACACAGTTTGCTGGGTATCATTCCAGACAGTGGGATTTCACTGTTGAGCCACAGAGCTAGGCTCAGAGTTCTCTGTGAGAATCACTATTACATATCCTACCCATTATCCTTGTGGTAAAGATATTTTGGTTATACTCTGTTTAGCTTGTTTTCCTCTTACATAGAATAGTTGTAAAATAGCTAAGATTTCTTTATGCTTAAGTAATTAAATTTAAACACTTAACACTTCGTtgaaattatattctttttattttaaatatatataggaATTACTCAAGGTGATGAGGACAATTGATGACAGAATAGTACATGAATTAAACACTACGGTGCCAACAGCTTCCTTTGCAGGGAAGATTGATGCCAGCCAAACCTGTAAACAGCTTTATGAGTCTGTAAGTTTATCTCCTGAGTCTCTCCGTtgtgtttctttgtatctttctttgcagacaaaataagaaacaaactgaCTTGTACATACGCTGTGAAAAGCACATGCCGTCATTATATTTCTTTGCATACACTTGAAAGAGGAAGTATACTAGTTTTAATGTTACAGCTCCagacagtgtgtggtgtatgcacaaATCTGAAGAAATGGTTATAAAGAATGGGAGCAGAATTGTTTGGCCTATGCATGCATGGCCTTTTGCTTAAATAGACAGTATGCTTTTGTGGacaaagttatttatttaattaaatttagaaCACTACCTACTAGCATCTAggttctgttttgtgtgtatgtgtgtatgccattCTATTGAGCAATCAAGTAAATACTGTGGTTTTAGGAAATTGGATGGTGTGGTGTTTAGTCATTGCAAGTGGGGGTGGGTCCAAGTCCTAGCATCCCTTGGATGTTTGATGGTCCACTTATGTCTTGGTATATCtgaatgtggtcagtttttgatgCTCTCCTCCTTGAACCACAATTGTTAAACCTGGCTACCCAAGACAGATGGAGAAAGGCTGTTACTCTAAGAAGGGATTATTGGAATCATTCTGTCAGCTGTCCTAGCAATCAACACACAAAACCGATGCAACCACTAATCTGTGCCTCGGGTTTTCTTTATCAATACTTACTTGAGATTTTTGAGAAGACCTCTGATGGCAAAGTTAAGTAACATTCTTTGTATTATTCTCCACATCACTTACTGCTTAACATCTTCCCCCTGTTAGCAACAAGAGGCTAAAAACAGCcagaaaagacacaaagaaggaAGACTAGCAGAAGAGGCGGGGAGGTGTAGGGTACAGGAGCTCATGCTGGGAGTGGTGAGGAGCAAGGAGGCTGCAGGAcgggagggaggagcaggagtGCTGGCCTGGACTGTGGCAGAGGCAGCCCGGCCTTGTCTTCTGCCTCTTCCAAGGTTTTCCCTCTGAATCTCTTCAAgagattcaatttaaaaaaaaaaaaaaaaaaaaaaaacacttaattttCTGAAGGCTCAAATTGGTTTTCCTAACACTAAAATGTAACAAGCTAATGtgatttctttccctctttttattcctttgttcTTCTAGTTGATGGCAGCTCATGTCAGTAGGGACAAAGTTATAAAGAACTGTATAGCCCAAACCTCAGAAGTAGTAAAAAGTCTccgagaaaaaagagagaagaaccTGGATGACTTAACGTTATTAAAGCAgcttagaaaagaacagacaaaGGTAAGTTGGGCAGACTTTACGTGTCTAGGGCAGAGGTTTCCCGAATACAATCtttttttaatgcaaaatttTAAGGAAGTTATggttattactttaaaaaatgatgagGTCAGGGTTGGGAGGATGGATCAGTAGATAAATTGTTTGCTTTGCAAATATGAGAACTGTAGTTTGGATCTTGAGAACCCTTGTAAAAAAATTGGGTGGTgtgggcctggaaagatggcgtagtggttaagaacactgactgctcttccagaggacttaagATTTGGTTGCTGGCACCCACACAGGCTTATAACTATAATTCCAGTCCTAGAAGATCTGATCACCCTTGATGGtgtctgcaggcaccaggcatgtacatggtatacaaacatgcaaacacaatACCCATATACATCAAATAAATTaaaccaccaccaacagcaaaaaaaaaaaaaaaacctgagtggTGTGTCATCCCTGTAATCACAGCCCTCCAGAGGCAGACAGGAGGTCCCTgacaagctggctagctagactagccagAATTCACTAGAACCCCACCTCACTGTTGTCTGGAAAGACGCGGCAGACGTCAGGCCTCTACTTGCAAGTGTGCGCttgtgctcacacacaaacaaacaattttaaaagtcaaGTGCTCACTCAGGGATATATGAAAGGAAGCTTTTTTCCTCATATAATACATTTAATGAGGCAGAAATGTTGCTCTGTAGGCCTTGTTtgtggcttaccaagaaagaaGTTATGCTTTGGTGTTCTGGGGGTCGGTTCCAGGACTGTTCCTCTGCCCGCCAGGGAGATCAAAGTTCACAGATTctcaagtcccatatgtaaagtAGTATAGTATTTGCATTTAACTTTTTTTGCAGGTATGTTTGTGTAAGGATATCAGacgttggagttacagatagttgtggactgccatgtgggtgctaggaattaaactcagctcacccaggtcctctggaacagcagccagtgttcttaacccttgagccatctctccagccctgctgttTCTTAATAATAGGAATTTTTCTTACATGACCACCATATAATTATCAGTATAGTTGTCTActtaagatagatagatagcacaccgggtggtggtggcgtcagcactcaggaggcagaggcaggaggatctctgtgagttcgaggccagcctggtctacaagagctagttccaggccaggctccaaagctacagagaaaccctgcctcgaaaaaccaaaaaaaaaaaaaaaaaaaaagatagcacaGTGGGCAACTTATAGTTCTTGTGTGTCAGAGGAGACTGAAAAGGCAGAGTGGAACAtgctgtatctatctatctatctatctacctatcgtCTAATCTATCTGcctatttatctgtctatcaatcatctaatctatctgtctatttatctctctatcatctatctaaagTAATTGTGGGATTTGGTTGGTATTTGTTTAGCAGATGTAGCCAGATGCAGGGGGCACACAGCAGGAGGCCAGGCTGCTGTGCTTTCGCTGTTTGCCTGGAGGCAGCTCCAACTCTGTGTCTCTCTTCACCCTTGAGTACTGCTTAGGTCTCTGTTCCATGCTTGCTTATTCATCGGGCAGTGATTGGAGTCTCCAGATGGTATATTTGTTAGAATAGTCCTTGTCCCACCCCTTCATATTCAGTATTATTTGtatgttattttataaaattggtCAGGGAATAAATAGCTTtaagcttgcttgctttttttgtttgtttgtttgttttggttggtttttgtcgttgtttgtttttcaagacaaggtttctctttgtagctttggagcctgtcctggaactctctgtagaccaggctaggtcTGGTCtagagactcacagagatccatctccctctgcctcccaagtactggggttaaaggtgtgcaccaccacagcctggcgcTCTGTTTCTTGAGTGTGTGGCTGCAAACCTGTCCTCCACTCTCAGGAAAGGTCATCCTTTCCAACTAACCCGTCATCTTAACTAGTGAAGGAGGAAAGGGGCACAGGCTGAGCCGTCCACATAGCCAGGTGGACCCTGCTTGAGCAGCAGTGGTGTGAACATGCAGCCGCCGTACTACCCTCACCTCCTGGATTTTGGTGAAGATGTTGACTGGGGATGTGGGGCAGGACTGCTAAAACATATGCTGAAAAGTCAGAGCCGCGCTCCCCTTGCTAGTGAAGTACAAGGTTCAGCGAAGCCCTGCTGTTCAGGAGCGACTGTGTCTATTTGCTCAGCTCTTAATCTGCCCCTTTGCCCT is from Microtus pennsylvanicus isolate mMicPen1 chromosome 1, mMicPen1.hap1, whole genome shotgun sequence and encodes:
- the Mix23 gene encoding protein MIX23, which codes for MAAPSGGVNCEEFAEFQELLKVMRTIDDRIVHELNTTVPTASFAGKIDASQTCKQLYESLMAAHVSRDKVIKNCIAQTSEVVKSLREKREKNLDDLTLLKQLRKEQTKLKWMQSELNVEEVVNDRSWKVFNERCRIHFKPPKNE